The Achromobacter deleyi genome has a window encoding:
- a CDS encoding nitroreductase family protein has product MSNAYLDALKKRRTQYSLGRNLSASKEELATLIQDAIKHSPSSFNSQSSRAVILFGAESEKLWSLAIEEVRKVAPAEGFDKTEAKLKSFAAGVGTVLFFEDQDVVRSLQEKFALYADNFPVWSEQAGGMAQLSAWTALANADVGASLQHYNPLIDAAVAREWNIPAYWKLRAQMPFGSNEAGFGAKPFMDDAERFRVIG; this is encoded by the coding sequence ATGAGCAACGCTTATCTCGACGCCCTGAAGAAGCGCCGCACGCAGTATTCGCTGGGCCGCAACCTGTCGGCCTCCAAGGAAGAATTGGCTACGCTGATCCAGGACGCGATCAAGCACAGCCCCTCGTCGTTCAATTCGCAAAGCTCGCGCGCCGTGATCCTGTTCGGCGCCGAAAGCGAGAAGCTCTGGAGTCTGGCGATCGAGGAAGTGCGCAAGGTGGCGCCCGCCGAAGGCTTTGACAAGACCGAAGCCAAGCTCAAGAGCTTCGCTGCCGGCGTGGGCACGGTCCTGTTCTTCGAAGACCAGGACGTGGTGCGCAGCCTGCAAGAAAAGTTTGCCCTGTACGCCGACAATTTCCCCGTGTGGTCGGAACAAGCTGGCGGCATGGCCCAGCTGTCGGCCTGGACCGCCCTGGCCAACGCCGACGTCGGCGCCAGCCTGCAGCACTACAACCCGCTGATCGACGCCGCCGTGGCGCGCGAGTGGAACATTCCCGCCTACTGGAAGCTGCGCGCACAGATGCCCTTCGGCTCGAACGAAGCCGGCTTCGGCGCCAAGCCGTTCATGGACGACGCCGAGCGCTTCCGCGTGATCGGCTGA
- a CDS encoding DUF4387 family protein, whose amino-acid sequence MMAKLIYRVVSACGALGYGFPNESLKKALEGRIDAVISDAGSMDAGPYYLGTGEEYFEREAVKADFRHMVEAGERIEGPVILGSCGMAGGNRNLDWMIEVAKEVFGELGVTNRSVAVIRSELDPATVIQELRAGALQATGAGPALNEDALKESTIVGQMGIHPLITALESGAKYILAGRSCDVALFASDMIRRGIDPGLAYHVGHVLECGALACDPGSPSDCLVAEIYDDGTALFVAPDPARRCTPYSIAAHSLYEESHPQLQFYPEGILAMERTEFFARDARTAGIRNSQFVHAAKPWPWSIKLEGSRYLGKRKVALLHLDPADLARVPADVLVYGRNGVQAMPVQDNEQELGLIVETCASTPAAAETLASLLTHYLIHYGYPGRKATAGNIAYPLSPNLVSFRRDDGQYGALVPSGTRDPVFLANYPKVKDAVIKLIEAEFPDALRQASWQIHEAGAQRPVALVRTIDRDPERLAASHRAALDRVLSLARPQAGSHLDLNAGDAYEWSLYHLLLNEDIIKNRMFPITCYRANGADWTESGSERPRYFDIGTTRYEGNLDDRSLSLIADAPPAGEPRSERRLLDMAVVIRSKDAGINRLTFDIVFNSPVDYEAALNSNVFCPAHVARVLGVAPERVVGTFFVDSCNAIKLTIDRPNISASADERDVFGAQQQSAIERLRIPHYAESLAMASAL is encoded by the coding sequence ATGATGGCCAAGCTGATCTATCGCGTGGTTTCCGCTTGCGGCGCGCTGGGGTATGGATTTCCGAATGAATCGCTGAAAAAGGCGCTGGAAGGCCGCATCGACGCGGTGATATCCGATGCGGGGTCGATGGATGCCGGCCCCTATTATCTGGGCACGGGCGAGGAGTACTTCGAACGCGAGGCGGTCAAGGCGGACTTCCGCCATATGGTCGAAGCGGGCGAACGGATCGAGGGGCCGGTCATCCTGGGCAGCTGCGGCATGGCCGGAGGCAACCGCAACCTGGATTGGATGATCGAGGTGGCCAAGGAAGTGTTCGGCGAACTCGGGGTGACGAACCGTTCCGTGGCCGTCATCCGGTCCGAGCTGGACCCCGCCACCGTCATTCAGGAACTGCGCGCGGGCGCGCTCCAGGCCACGGGCGCCGGCCCGGCGCTGAACGAGGATGCGCTGAAAGAAAGCACCATCGTGGGACAGATGGGCATACATCCGCTGATCACCGCGCTTGAGAGCGGCGCGAAGTACATCCTGGCGGGGCGGTCCTGCGACGTCGCGCTGTTTGCGTCGGACATGATCCGCCGCGGCATCGATCCGGGCCTGGCCTATCACGTGGGCCACGTGCTGGAATGCGGTGCGCTGGCCTGCGACCCGGGGTCGCCCTCGGACTGCCTGGTGGCCGAAATCTACGACGATGGCACGGCCTTGTTCGTGGCGCCGGACCCGGCGCGGCGGTGCACCCCGTATTCCATCGCGGCGCACTCGCTTTATGAGGAAAGCCATCCCCAGCTGCAGTTCTATCCGGAGGGCATTCTGGCGATGGAGCGCACGGAGTTCTTCGCCCGCGACGCCCGGACCGCCGGCATCCGCAACAGCCAGTTCGTGCACGCCGCCAAGCCCTGGCCCTGGAGCATCAAGCTTGAAGGTTCGCGCTACCTGGGCAAGCGCAAGGTGGCGCTGTTGCACCTGGACCCGGCTGACCTGGCGCGCGTGCCCGCCGACGTGCTGGTCTACGGCCGCAACGGCGTGCAGGCCATGCCCGTGCAGGACAATGAACAGGAACTGGGTCTGATCGTGGAAACCTGCGCGTCCACTCCGGCTGCGGCCGAGACCCTGGCCAGCCTGTTGACCCACTACCTGATTCACTACGGCTATCCCGGACGCAAGGCTACCGCCGGCAATATCGCCTATCCCTTGTCGCCGAACCTGGTGAGCTTTCGTCGCGACGACGGGCAATACGGCGCCCTCGTGCCCAGCGGAACACGCGATCCCGTATTCCTGGCCAACTACCCAAAGGTCAAAGACGCGGTGATCAAGCTGATTGAAGCGGAGTTCCCGGACGCGTTGCGCCAAGCCAGCTGGCAGATCCATGAGGCCGGCGCGCAGCGCCCGGTGGCGCTGGTGCGGACCATAGACCGGGACCCGGAACGGCTGGCCGCCAGCCACCGCGCGGCGCTGGATCGTGTCCTGTCGCTGGCCCGGCCCCAGGCGGGATCGCATCTGGACCTGAACGCGGGCGACGCCTACGAATGGTCGCTCTACCACCTGCTCTTGAACGAGGACATCATCAAGAACCGCATGTTCCCGATCACCTGCTACCGCGCCAATGGCGCGGACTGGACGGAGAGCGGTTCGGAACGGCCCCGGTACTTCGATATCGGCACGACCCGCTACGAGGGCAACCTGGACGACCGCAGCCTGTCGCTGATCGCGGACGCTCCCCCGGCAGGCGAACCGCGCAGCGAACGGCGCCTGCTGGACATGGCCGTGGTGATCCGCAGCAAGGACGCAGGCATCAACCGCCTGACCTTCGACATCGTGTTCAACTCACCGGTCGATTACGAGGCGGCCTTGAATTCCAATGTGTTCTGCCCCGCGCATGTGGCGCGGGTGTTGGGCGTGGCGCCTGAACGCGTCGTCGGCACATTCTTCGTGGACAGCTGCAACGCAATCAAGCTGACGATAGACCGGCCGAATATCTCCGCGTCGGCCGACGAGCGCGACGTATTCGGGGCACAGCAGCAGTCGGCCATTGAGCGCTTGCGGATTCCGCACTACGCGGAAAGCCTGGCGATGGCCTCGGCGCTATAG
- a CDS encoding LysR substrate-binding domain-containing protein, with translation MNRMLPGTRALRTFEAAGRHLNFTRAADEVGLTPAAVSYQIKEIEDQLGIVLFTRTSRSIQLTPAGAVLFEAAGDALDILRRATGRARRMSRGAAHLRISVGARFATNWLLPRLPQFRAANPGVELTFDISDELRDFDADDVDVAIRYGAGKYGGAISHRLFDTVVVPVCSPKLLEHGPKVLKPEDLSAHTLCYVDCKPDGIVWPNWPMWMAAAGVHDFDDSRCLAFTESSHVVQAVMEGGAVGLVELELVDRELEQGRLVRLFDVGVRVAPEYAYHLVYPALGQEDPRVQALRTWIAGELKR, from the coding sequence ATGAACCGCATGCTGCCCGGCACCCGCGCGCTGAGAACCTTTGAGGCCGCCGGCCGCCACCTGAACTTCACGCGTGCCGCCGACGAGGTCGGCCTGACTCCCGCGGCCGTCAGCTACCAGATCAAGGAAATCGAAGACCAGTTGGGCATCGTGCTGTTCACGCGCACCAGCCGCAGCATCCAGCTGACGCCCGCCGGCGCGGTGCTCTTCGAGGCGGCCGGCGATGCGCTGGACATCCTGAGGCGTGCCACCGGCCGCGCCCGCCGCATGAGCCGGGGCGCGGCGCATCTGCGCATCTCGGTGGGCGCGCGATTTGCCACCAATTGGCTGCTGCCTCGCTTGCCGCAATTCCGCGCCGCGAACCCGGGCGTGGAGCTCACCTTCGATATCAGCGACGAGCTGCGGGATTTCGATGCCGACGATGTGGATGTCGCGATCCGCTACGGGGCAGGGAAGTACGGCGGGGCGATCTCGCATCGTCTGTTCGACACGGTGGTTGTGCCGGTGTGCAGCCCCAAGCTGTTGGAACATGGCCCGAAGGTGCTCAAGCCCGAGGACCTGTCCGCCCATACGCTGTGCTACGTGGACTGCAAGCCGGACGGGATCGTCTGGCCGAACTGGCCGATGTGGATGGCCGCCGCTGGCGTGCACGATTTCGACGACAGCCGGTGCCTGGCGTTCACGGAATCCAGCCATGTGGTGCAGGCGGTGATGGAGGGCGGCGCGGTTGGCCTGGTCGAACTGGAACTGGTGGATCGGGAGCTGGAGCAGGGCAGGCTGGTCAGGTTGTTCGACGTGGGCGTCAGGGTCGCGCCGGAGTATGCCTATCACCTGGTCTATCCGGCCTTGGGCCAGGAGGATCCCCGCGTGCAGGCCTTGCGGACGTGGATCGCCGGAGAACTGAAGCGCTGA
- a CDS encoding aminotransferase class IV family protein, whose amino-acid sequence MSVSPASFVIQRNGQAATANDLGPLAFAGYAHFTAMQVRAGRVRGLDLHLARLRAASMEMFGQALPDVRIREYLRTAIQASPADHSLTATVYSPAGEFTVAGPDAPLQVLVRTAPPSSGPAGPLALAAVEHERALPQVKHVGEVAKTYFLRQAVELGFDDAAFVDRHGRLSEASIWNLAFWDGKSVVWPHADMLGGTTMGIVRRQLDGIGVPQRAQAITLADLPAFAGAAVMNSWTPGVPVNRIGAVDLPDAPVFLELLHRAYQEEAPVLP is encoded by the coding sequence ATGTCAGTCAGTCCGGCATCTTTCGTGATTCAACGCAACGGCCAGGCGGCCACCGCCAACGATCTGGGGCCGCTGGCCTTCGCGGGCTATGCGCACTTTACGGCGATGCAGGTGCGGGCGGGCCGCGTCCGTGGCCTGGACCTGCATCTGGCCCGGCTGAGGGCGGCGTCGATGGAGATGTTCGGCCAGGCCCTGCCCGACGTACGAATCCGGGAATACCTGAGGACGGCCATCCAGGCCAGTCCGGCGGATCACTCGCTGACGGCGACGGTGTATTCCCCGGCGGGAGAGTTCACCGTGGCGGGGCCGGATGCGCCGCTGCAGGTGCTGGTACGCACCGCCCCGCCATCATCCGGCCCCGCCGGACCGCTGGCCCTGGCCGCGGTAGAGCACGAGCGCGCGCTGCCCCAGGTAAAGCATGTGGGCGAGGTCGCGAAAACCTATTTCCTGCGCCAGGCGGTGGAGCTAGGGTTCGATGACGCGGCATTCGTGGACCGCCACGGGCGGCTAAGCGAGGCATCGATCTGGAATCTGGCGTTCTGGGACGGCAAGTCGGTGGTGTGGCCCCACGCCGACATGCTGGGCGGCACGACGATGGGAATCGTGCGGCGGCAACTGGACGGGATCGGCGTGCCACAGCGCGCGCAGGCGATTACGCTGGCCGACCTGCCCGCCTTCGCGGGCGCGGCAGTGATGAATTCCTGGACACCCGGGGTGCCGGTGAATCGGATCGGTGCGGTGGATTTGCCCGATGCGCCGGTATTCCTGGAATTGTTGCACCGCGCCTACCAGGAGGAAGCGCCGGTCTTGCCCTGA
- a CDS encoding LysR substrate-binding domain-containing protein codes for MQLRHLRYFVKIVEAGSFSRAAALIPVAQPALSQQIAALEDELGVVLLHRSARGVRPTAAGAALYTEAASILSQMERIPQIVRSLGGEMQGVVRIGMSSTLASFLAGTLMEACKATLPKISLRFSSGASGQLGDRIRDSTLDLALVFEDEPFTGFMRQPLFRQRLFVVSPRKAGRRPSGVRFEQLADMPLILPAHPNITRTMLDRLFAKAGIVPQIVAETEVFSGMLSAVQAGIGNTILPLGDFSGVPGYGTIWAVLIEPPVHLTASVIASNEVPLTPPAEAVRALLSEFVRRQVEEKGLAGAEPIAS; via the coding sequence GTGCAACTCCGCCACCTGCGCTACTTCGTGAAGATCGTCGAGGCGGGCAGTTTCTCGCGCGCGGCGGCGCTCATTCCGGTGGCGCAGCCGGCGCTCAGCCAGCAGATCGCCGCGCTGGAAGATGAGCTGGGCGTAGTGCTGCTGCACCGGAGCGCCCGTGGGGTTCGTCCCACCGCCGCGGGCGCCGCCCTGTACACGGAAGCCGCCTCCATCCTGAGCCAGATGGAGCGGATCCCGCAGATCGTCCGGTCGCTGGGCGGGGAAATGCAGGGCGTGGTCCGTATCGGCATGTCGTCCACGTTGGCCTCCTTCCTGGCGGGCACATTGATGGAGGCCTGCAAGGCAACCTTGCCCAAGATCAGCCTGCGTTTCAGCAGCGGCGCCAGCGGACAGCTGGGTGATCGCATCCGCGACAGTACGCTGGATCTTGCCCTGGTGTTCGAGGACGAACCGTTTACGGGCTTTATGCGCCAGCCGCTGTTCAGGCAGCGGCTTTTCGTCGTCAGTCCCCGCAAGGCCGGGCGCCGGCCATCCGGAGTGCGTTTCGAGCAGCTTGCGGACATGCCGCTGATCTTGCCCGCGCATCCGAACATCACGCGCACCATGCTGGACCGGCTGTTCGCCAAGGCCGGCATCGTTCCGCAGATCGTGGCTGAAACCGAGGTGTTTTCAGGAATGCTGTCGGCGGTGCAGGCGGGAATAGGCAACACAATCCTGCCGCTTGGCGATTTCTCGGGCGTGCCGGGCTACGGCACCATCTGGGCGGTGCTGATTGAACCGCCGGTGCATTTGACGGCCAGCGTCATTGCGTCGAACGAGGTGCCGCTGACTCCGCCGGCCGAGGCCGTCCGGGCGCTGCTGAGCGAGTTCGTGCGACGGCAGGTCGAAGAAAAGGGCCTGGCCGGCGCCGAGCCGATTGCTTCCTGA
- a CDS encoding VOC family protein codes for MQTNEIHRGRLIDHIQLVVRDLPASQRFYQAVFDALEVPMGGTGEGYFWADELFVSTADSKAAQGQLTGRHHLAFQARDQAMVDAFHKAALTHGGKDNGAPGFRDYHPGYYGAFVLDPDGNNIEAVFHGEAERSAPSVKVTF; via the coding sequence ATGCAGACCAATGAAATCCATCGTGGCCGCCTGATCGATCACATCCAGCTGGTTGTGCGCGATCTGCCCGCCAGCCAACGGTTCTACCAGGCGGTGTTCGATGCGCTGGAGGTGCCGATGGGCGGCACCGGAGAAGGGTATTTCTGGGCCGACGAATTGTTCGTTTCCACGGCCGACAGCAAGGCCGCGCAGGGCCAGCTGACCGGGCGCCATCACCTGGCGTTCCAGGCGCGGGACCAGGCCATGGTCGACGCGTTCCACAAGGCGGCGCTGACCCATGGCGGCAAGGACAATGGCGCTCCCGGGTTCCGGGATTACCACCCCGGGTACTACGGTGCATTCGTGCTGGATCCGGACGGCAACAACATCGAAGCCGTGTTCCACGGCGAAGCCGAACGCAGCGCGCCGTCGGTCAAGGTGACGTTCTGA